In Rubidibacter lacunae KORDI 51-2, a single genomic region encodes these proteins:
- a CDS encoding PfkB family carbohydrate kinase: MATGIFVGLTTLDLIYLSQQLPAPDQKLVASDYTIAAGGPATNAAVTFAYLGNRAKLFSAIGCHPLARTIRTDLDRPTLQVFDLAPDRVAPPPVSSIVVTAGTGERAVISINATRSQLDPVALPADALNSADIFAIDGHQMSISRELARQARDRGIPVAIDGGSWKPGFETVLPFVDYAVCSANFFPPGCCTHADVFACLAYYQIPHIAITHGSQAIAYRSNGNTGERSVPAIEPVDTLGAGDIFHGAFYHYILREPFPTALTSAARIAARACQSFGPRQWMLSNSP; the protein is encoded by the coding sequence ATGGCAACCGGAATATTTGTCGGCTTGACGACCCTCGATCTAATCTACCTTTCCCAGCAGCTTCCGGCGCCCGACCAAAAACTTGTCGCGAGCGACTACACCATCGCGGCCGGCGGTCCCGCCACCAATGCGGCGGTAACTTTTGCGTATCTGGGCAATCGCGCCAAGCTCTTCAGCGCGATCGGCTGCCATCCTCTCGCACGCACGATCCGCACCGACCTCGATCGCCCAACCCTGCAGGTGTTCGACCTCGCACCCGATCGCGTCGCCCCCCCGCCGGTTTCTTCAATTGTCGTCACAGCTGGGACGGGCGAGCGGGCGGTTATCTCCATCAACGCGACGCGATCGCAACTCGACCCGGTTGCGTTGCCGGCCGACGCCCTCAATAGCGCAGACATTTTCGCGATCGACGGACACCAAATGTCCATAAGTCGCGAACTGGCGCGCCAAGCTCGCGATCGCGGGATTCCCGTGGCGATCGACGGCGGCAGTTGGAAACCAGGCTTCGAGACCGTGCTGCCCTTCGTAGATTACGCAGTCTGTTCGGCAAACTTCTTCCCGCCCGGCTGTTGCACTCATGCGGATGTTTTTGCATGTCTTGCCTACTACCAGATTCCCCACATTGCGATCACGCACGGCTCGCAGGCGATCGCCTACCGTAGCAATGGCAATACGGGTGAACGTTCCGTGCCCGCGATCGAGCCGGTCGATACGCTCGGTGCGGGCGATATTTTCCATGGTGCTTTCTATCACTACATCCTGCGCGAGCCGTTCCCAACTGCGTTGACCTCAGCCGCTCGCATCGCAGCGCGTGCGTGTCAGTCTTTTGGTCCCCGCCAGTGGATGTTGTCGAATTCGCCCTAA
- the rsmI gene encoding 16S rRNA (cytidine(1402)-2'-O)-methyltransferase: MNEPETHLPGTLYLVATPIGNLDDMTFRAVRVLQTADLIAAEDTRRTGKLLQHFAIATPQTSYHEHNRRQRAAELVDRLLAGANIALVTDAGMPGISDPGSELAAACAAAGIPVVPVPGATAAIAAIAASGLPAGRFAFEGFLPTKHKDRQARLQSLATEPRTIALYEAPHRLLTTLQDLAAALGGDRAVVLARELTKLHEEFAHLTLGEAIACYQTRQPKGEFVLVLAGATCDRQIDLTPDALRAELQDALERGLTRSQACRELANLTGLPRRDLYQLALDLDGSVPDAGKADGDRSSR; the protein is encoded by the coding sequence ATGAATGAGCCCGAGACCCACTTGCCGGGAACGTTGTATCTGGTCGCGACGCCGATCGGGAACTTGGATGACATGACCTTTCGTGCAGTACGCGTGTTGCAAACCGCAGATCTGATTGCAGCCGAGGATACGCGCCGAACCGGCAAGCTCCTGCAGCACTTCGCGATCGCTACGCCGCAAACGAGCTACCACGAGCACAACCGCCGCCAACGCGCTGCCGAGTTGGTAGATCGCCTGCTAGCAGGTGCCAACATCGCACTCGTCACCGATGCCGGGATGCCGGGAATTTCCGATCCGGGAAGCGAGCTGGCTGCGGCTTGCGCCGCTGCCGGGATTCCCGTCGTACCCGTTCCCGGAGCCACTGCCGCGATCGCCGCGATCGCCGCCTCGGGATTACCGGCGGGTCGCTTCGCGTTTGAGGGCTTTCTGCCAACCAAGCACAAGGACCGTCAGGCGCGTCTGCAATCACTCGCAACCGAACCCCGCACGATCGCCCTTTACGAAGCACCGCATCGCTTGCTAACGACACTTCAGGATCTGGCGGCTGCCCTAGGCGGCGATCGCGCGGTCGTCCTCGCCCGCGAACTGACCAAACTGCACGAGGAGTTCGCCCACCTTACGCTCGGTGAGGCGATCGCCTGCTACCAAACGCGCCAGCCCAAAGGCGAATTCGTGTTGGTGTTAGCCGGTGCGACGTGCGATCGCCAAATCGACCTCACGCCCGACGCGCTGCGTGCCGAACTCCAAGATGCGCTCGAGCGGGGATTGACGCGATCGCAAGCCTGCCGGGAGCTTGCAAACCTAACCGGACTGCCGCGCCGCGACCTCTACCAACTTGCCCTCGACCTCGACGGGAGCGTACCCGACGCCGGAAAAGCGGACGGCGATCGGTCCAGCCGCTGA
- the radA gene encoding DNA repair protein RadA, with the protein MAKPRTVFVCNACGAEHRQWFGKCPTCNTFGTLQEEVQVSTTSTTSRPGREPISARAPVSSGEREPYLLAAIQLADVRNCALSRFPSGFGEFDRVLGGGIVPGSLVLLGGDPGIGKSTLLLQVADRVAREHRTLYVAAEESAHQIKLRATRLGVTTTQPTASTAVTARTPVSENLYILAETDLEAILRELEALRPRVAVIDSIQTLYYAALSSAPGSVSQVRECTSALMQVAKRANITLMIVGHVTKEGSLAGPRVLEHLVDTVLYCEGDRFASHRLLRAVKNRFGATHEVGVFEMVDSGLREVENPSALFLGSRDEAAPGTATVVACEGTRPLVVELQALVSPTSYSSPRRATTGVSFNRLQQILAVLEKRVGIPLSKLDAYVATAGGLGVEEPAADLGIAVAVVASFRDRLVDPRSVLIGEVGLGGQVRRVPQLELRLREAAKLGFDRAIVPIGNELPADIGIEVVPVGRAIDAIVAAIPTHTHANPSTEDEVPDKSH; encoded by the coding sequence ATGGCGAAACCCCGCACTGTCTTTGTCTGCAATGCCTGCGGAGCCGAACACCGGCAGTGGTTCGGGAAATGTCCGACGTGCAATACTTTCGGTACGCTGCAGGAAGAGGTGCAGGTTTCCACAACTAGCACTACCTCCCGACCCGGTCGGGAGCCAATTTCCGCGCGCGCTCCCGTTTCGAGCGGCGAACGCGAGCCATACTTACTAGCCGCTATTCAGCTTGCCGACGTCCGCAACTGCGCGCTGTCTCGGTTTCCGTCCGGATTCGGAGAATTCGACCGCGTCTTGGGTGGTGGCATCGTACCGGGCTCGCTAGTGTTGCTCGGCGGCGATCCGGGAATCGGCAAGTCAACGCTGCTATTGCAAGTTGCCGATCGCGTGGCGCGCGAGCACCGCACCCTTTACGTAGCTGCGGAGGAGTCTGCCCATCAGATCAAACTAAGAGCGACGCGCCTGGGCGTAACAACTACGCAACCGACTGCATCAACAGCAGTCACTGCGCGAACACCCGTCTCGGAGAACCTGTATATCTTGGCGGAAACGGACCTCGAGGCCATTCTCCGCGAGCTCGAAGCTCTGCGACCACGGGTTGCCGTCATCGATAGCATCCAAACACTTTATTACGCAGCGCTATCCTCTGCTCCAGGATCGGTATCGCAGGTGCGCGAATGTACCTCAGCGTTAATGCAAGTTGCCAAACGCGCGAACATAACCTTGATGATCGTCGGGCACGTCACCAAGGAAGGCTCGCTGGCCGGACCGCGCGTTCTGGAGCACTTGGTCGATACAGTGCTGTATTGTGAAGGCGATCGCTTTGCCTCTCATCGACTGCTGCGAGCAGTCAAAAACCGCTTTGGTGCTACCCATGAGGTCGGCGTCTTCGAGATGGTAGATAGCGGTTTGCGGGAGGTGGAAAACCCGTCGGCGTTGTTCCTGGGCAGCCGCGACGAAGCCGCACCCGGCACGGCAACGGTGGTGGCTTGCGAGGGGACGCGTCCGCTGGTCGTGGAGTTGCAAGCGTTGGTCAGTCCGACGAGCTATTCGTCGCCGCGCCGCGCGACGACTGGCGTCAGCTTCAATCGCTTGCAGCAGATCCTTGCCGTTCTCGAAAAGCGCGTCGGTATTCCGCTTTCCAAGCTCGATGCCTACGTGGCGACGGCTGGCGGACTGGGCGTCGAAGAACCGGCTGCAGATTTGGGCATTGCCGTTGCAGTGGTGGCGAGCTTTCGCGATCGCTTGGTCGATCCGCGCTCGGTCCTGATCGGCGAAGTAGGCTTGGGCGGCCAGGTACGCCGAGTACCGCAACTCGAATTGCGCCTGCGCGAGGCCGCCAAATTGGGCTTCGATCGCGCGATCGTCCCAATCGGTAACGAGTTGCCTGCCGACATTGGGATCGAAGTCGTTCCTGTGGGGCGAGCGATCGACGCGATCGTCGCGGCAATTCCAACCCATACCCACGCAAATCCATCAACCGAGGACGAAGTCCCCGATAAATCGCATTAG
- the rpaB gene encoding response regulator transcription factor RpaB, with the protein METHKERILVVDDEASIRRILETRLSMIGYDVVTAADGEEALVTFGKTDPDLVVLDVMMPKLDGYGVCQELRKDSDIPIIMLTALGDVADRITGLELGADDYVVKPFSPKELEARIRSVLRRVEKDSSPGIPSSGVIHVSSLKIDTNRRQVYKGDERIRLTGMEFSLLELLVSRSGEPFSRSEILQEVWGYTPERHVDTRVVDVHISRLRAKLEDDPSNPELILTARGTGYMFQRILDVPGTDG; encoded by the coding sequence TTGGAAACGCATAAAGAGCGAATTCTGGTTGTGGACGACGAAGCAAGTATTCGCCGCATCCTTGAAACGCGTCTCTCAATGATCGGATACGACGTGGTGACGGCAGCAGATGGGGAAGAGGCACTGGTAACGTTCGGCAAAACCGACCCCGATTTAGTGGTATTGGACGTGATGATGCCGAAGCTAGATGGCTACGGCGTATGCCAAGAACTGCGGAAGGACTCCGATATCCCCATCATCATGCTTACGGCCCTCGGTGATGTCGCAGATCGCATAACAGGTCTAGAGTTGGGCGCAGACGACTACGTCGTCAAACCGTTTTCGCCCAAGGAATTGGAAGCGCGCATTCGCTCGGTATTGCGCCGAGTCGAGAAAGACAGTTCGCCGGGCATACCCAGCTCTGGTGTCATTCACGTCAGTTCGCTGAAAATCGATACCAACCGCCGCCAAGTATACAAAGGTGACGAGCGCATCCGCCTGACGGGAATGGAATTTAGCTTGTTAGAGTTGCTAGTCAGCCGCTCGGGGGAGCCGTTTTCACGCTCGGAAATTCTCCAAGAAGTTTGGGGTTACACCCCCGAGCGTCATGTGGATACGCGAGTGGTCGACGTTCACATCTCGCGCTTGCGCGCGAAGCTAGAGGATGACCCGAGCAATCCGGAGCTGATTTTGACCGCACGCGGTACGGGCTATATGTTTCAGCGCATTTTGGACGTACCGGGTACTGACGGTTGA
- a CDS encoding cofactor assembly of complex C subunit B, with the protein MTNDKSSVFRDPNRWVRQLPLIAGTLGGILLMINRLSTLELTVSQSRSDAVGVLLSALLILAGLLWQQVQARSPESVQLQGETGFELEGGLPESARAELAWASHLLLTNTATRSLVVTYDAQVILRRGVLGPQAKVNPGPIVQRVLATSKAVYLVDLKLYPGRVEFDYLPPNTQGIICQPLGSQGVMVLAANAPRSYTRQDEAWIAGIADKLASILDVAIAASGKPD; encoded by the coding sequence ATGACTAATGACAAGTCAAGTGTCTTCCGCGATCCAAACCGCTGGGTGCGCCAGCTACCTTTAATTGCTGGCACGCTCGGTGGGATCTTATTGATGATCAATCGTCTCAGCACGCTAGAGCTGACCGTATCCCAGTCGCGATCGGATGCGGTGGGAGTGTTGTTGAGCGCGCTGCTGATTTTGGCAGGCCTATTGTGGCAGCAGGTGCAGGCACGGTCGCCGGAGTCGGTACAGTTACAGGGTGAGACTGGTTTCGAGCTCGAAGGCGGGTTGCCAGAAAGCGCGCGAGCAGAGCTGGCCTGGGCATCGCATTTGCTCCTGACCAATACGGCAACTCGATCGCTAGTGGTGACTTACGATGCCCAGGTCATACTGAGGCGTGGAGTGCTGGGTCCGCAGGCAAAGGTAAATCCCGGTCCGATCGTGCAGCGCGTCCTGGCAACAAGTAAGGCAGTATATCTGGTTGACTTGAAGCTGTATCCGGGTCGTGTTGAGTTTGACTACCTACCGCCCAATACCCAAGGTATTATCTGTCAGCCGCTGGGTTCCCAAGGTGTAATGGTTCTGGCAGCGAATGCCCCTCGTAGTTACACGCGTCAGGATGAAGCCTGGATTGCAGGAATTGCCGACAAGCTGGCATCAATTCTTGATGTTGCGATAGCCGCATCTGGTAAGCCAGACTAA
- a CDS encoding RNA polymerase sigma factor, RpoD/SigA family yields MPTANIKTTKEQPMFSADMVRTYLHEIGRVPLLTHEQEIVYGKQVQKMMALLEQKEGLAQELEREPTDREWAERAEIEANELKCLLERGARAKRKMIEANLRLVVAIAKKYQKRNMEFLDLIQEGTLGLERGVEKFDPTRGYKFSTYAYWWIRQAITRAIAQQARAIRLPIHITEKLNKIKKVQRELAQKLGRNASPAEIGAELGLETAQIREYLSIARQPISLDVRVGDNQDTELSELLEDNDNSPETYITQELMRQDLDSLLAELTPQQRAVLSLRFGLEDGKELSLAKVGKRLNLSRERVRQLEHQALAQLRRRRASVQEYIAAS; encoded by the coding sequence ATGCCCACTGCCAACATCAAAACCACGAAAGAGCAACCGATGTTTTCTGCGGATATGGTGCGAACCTATCTGCACGAAATCGGTCGCGTCCCTCTGCTAACTCACGAACAAGAGATCGTGTACGGTAAGCAGGTTCAGAAAATGATGGCACTGCTTGAGCAGAAAGAGGGGCTAGCCCAGGAACTAGAGCGCGAGCCGACTGACCGAGAGTGGGCCGAACGGGCTGAAATCGAAGCGAACGAGCTGAAGTGCTTGCTGGAGCGCGGCGCGCGCGCGAAGCGCAAGATGATCGAGGCCAATCTTCGTTTAGTCGTTGCGATCGCTAAAAAGTATCAAAAGCGTAACATGGAGTTCCTTGACCTTATCCAGGAAGGAACTCTGGGTCTGGAGCGCGGGGTTGAGAAGTTCGACCCCACGCGTGGATACAAGTTTTCTACCTACGCGTATTGGTGGATCCGACAAGCAATTACCCGTGCGATCGCGCAACAGGCACGGGCAATTCGCCTGCCAATCCACATTACCGAAAAGCTCAACAAAATCAAAAAAGTACAGCGCGAGTTAGCCCAAAAGCTAGGTCGCAATGCATCACCGGCCGAGATCGGGGCTGAACTCGGACTGGAGACGGCACAGATTCGCGAATACTTGAGCATTGCGCGCCAGCCAATTTCTCTTGACGTGCGTGTAGGTGACAACCAGGACACGGAGTTGTCTGAACTGCTTGAAGACAACGACAACTCGCCTGAGACCTACATCACCCAGGAGTTGATGCGCCAAGACCTCGATTCGCTGCTGGCAGAATTAACGCCACAGCAGCGAGCAGTATTATCCTTGCGCTTTGGTCTCGAAGATGGCAAAGAGTTATCCTTAGCCAAGGTTGGCAAGCGTCTGAACCTTAGCCGAGAGCGCGTGAGACAGCTGGAACATCAGGCTCTCGCACAGTTACGCCGCCGCCGCGCTAGCGTTCAGGAGTACATCGCAGCTAGCTAG
- a CDS encoding oligosaccharide flippase family protein, which yields MPSLRQLALRGSIWTLLGFSTNQFLRLCSNLLLTRWLPREFFGLMGLANTLVTGLDLFSDIGIAPSIVRSPRGDEPEFYNTAWTIQILRGVGIWVACCLLAWPAAQYFTTAPELVWLLPTLGLSGVLLSFSSTALHTLARRMVVGRIVLLKLCAQIASLAIMLVWARFNGTILALVLGSYVQALTLAFWSHRLLPHAVYENHLAWEPEALKELRSFGRWIFLSTALTFLASQSDRLILGKLIPIGLLGVYSIAFTFADLPRQVLQRLSSAVIFPLVSKRAAEPRALLRFELLAKRRWVVLGLAGLIAILSSSGDFLIQLLYDERYADGAWMLPVLALGLWPHVLSLTMSPALLAIGEPRYMAFGNALKFAYMLAALPLCFRWFGITGAIVAVAFNDLPYYGTVGWGLAREGLSSWWQDAWISCVLIGTIGLLFYIRAIAGWGLPLDRLVSNSI from the coding sequence ATGCCATCCCTCAGGCAACTCGCGCTGCGTGGAAGCATCTGGACTTTATTAGGATTCAGTACAAATCAGTTCCTTCGCCTGTGCAGCAACCTCTTGCTGACACGATGGCTGCCGCGAGAGTTCTTCGGCTTGATGGGTCTGGCGAATACCCTCGTCACGGGTCTTGACCTATTTTCCGACATCGGCATTGCTCCAAGTATCGTGCGCAGCCCGCGCGGCGACGAGCCTGAATTCTACAATACTGCCTGGACAATTCAGATCCTGCGAGGAGTTGGAATATGGGTAGCCTGCTGCTTACTAGCGTGGCCGGCGGCGCAATATTTCACAACGGCACCGGAGTTAGTGTGGTTGTTACCCACCCTAGGCTTGTCGGGAGTGCTACTGAGCTTTAGTTCTACAGCATTACATACGCTCGCGCGGCGCATGGTAGTCGGCCGTATCGTACTGCTTAAGCTATGCGCTCAGATCGCGTCGCTCGCAATTATGCTTGTCTGGGCACGCTTCAATGGCACGATTTTGGCACTCGTGTTGGGTAGCTACGTACAGGCTCTCACGCTCGCTTTCTGGAGCCACCGCCTGCTACCGCATGCCGTCTACGAAAACCACCTTGCATGGGAGCCAGAGGCACTTAAAGAACTGCGCTCGTTCGGCCGGTGGATTTTTTTATCGACGGCGCTGACCTTCTTGGCATCGCAATCCGATCGGCTGATCCTGGGTAAGCTAATCCCGATCGGGCTGCTCGGGGTCTACAGTATTGCTTTTACCTTTGCCGATTTACCGCGTCAGGTTCTCCAGCGATTGAGTAGTGCTGTCATTTTCCCCTTGGTTTCGAAACGCGCAGCTGAACCGCGAGCACTTCTGCGCTTTGAGCTCCTTGCAAAACGCCGCTGGGTTGTACTCGGACTTGCAGGACTAATTGCTATCTTGAGCAGCAGCGGCGACTTCTTAATCCAATTGCTCTACGACGAGCGTTATGCGGATGGAGCATGGATGCTGCCAGTACTGGCCCTCGGACTTTGGCCGCACGTGTTGTCACTGACAATGAGCCCTGCCCTACTCGCAATCGGGGAACCGCGCTACATGGCTTTCGGCAACGCACTTAAATTCGCATATATGCTAGCTGCCTTGCCCCTTTGCTTCCGATGGTTTGGTATTACGGGTGCCATCGTTGCTGTCGCATTCAATGACTTACCGTATTACGGCACGGTCGGCTGGGGACTCGCACGCGAAGGTTTATCGAGTTGGTGGCAGGACGCATGGATCAGTTGCGTCTTAATCGGAACCATCGGCTTATTGTTCTACATCCGCGCGATCGCGGGCTGGGGATTGCCCCTCGACCGCCTAGTATCGAACAGCATCTGA
- a CDS encoding GumC family protein has protein sequence MSSAPIFEEQAFAEEQDISPRRGLSLRSLLATVKRQWIAVAGVTGVFGSMAYLLAAMLPPLYRGSFQVLVEPVTNEARLSEPTALTRNGGRVPGQEAFRLDYPTQIVLLQSPRILSSVVDRVRQDKPDFTGRDLQLGLTVDRLGREFRILEVVFEGRDPIVVSTVLDVLADEYLRYSLEERKSRIGEGVGFIEEQLPELRERSNMLQNDLQQLQQKHAFFDPLQEGQALSLQLRATSELRLEASRQLSEQQELYVQLQEQLGFGPDVALAASALSGDPVYQKLVLDLQSVEERIAAETARFRAGSPIVNELVAQRANLRPLLEQRARESLGDEFASDPRVRIYLDAARRGLVSQLMDVSGAIVQLELRERGLSEQEAALKAEIQAFPAIVRRYTDMQRELEVVNRTLDQLLSERERLKVEAAQTQVPWELVTEPQLPRDRDGKPIPLAVSSKKMLVLGAFFGLIAGTGLAVLIDKREDIFFSSDDLSDASPVPLLEIVPCSPVAPAIRDLKPLFGEAPDSPAAIFREAFNSIYAKLLFFYSDAPLRSIVISSPQQGDGKTTVALHLAYTAAAAGRRVLLVDANLRNPQLHTLLNLNNLQGLKQLLLQSREPQRQTLLQRLSSSDTLFVMTSGGVLSEAGQLLASGAMEKISSRLASAFDLVIYDTPPLDRYADAKFLAANAGGLVSVIGIGKTQRSVTLDVLDEISAFNLPIIGAIANDGSPRKRPKPVPRAAARDRRKVEELPSTDRHLNEASKVLPVPAPLHSGQHRHRVAAEE, from the coding sequence GTGTCCAGCGCGCCCATCTTTGAAGAGCAGGCTTTCGCAGAAGAGCAAGACATTTCCCCGCGACGCGGCCTGAGCCTGCGCTCCCTGCTTGCTACGGTCAAACGCCAGTGGATTGCTGTCGCTGGCGTAACTGGTGTTTTTGGGAGTATGGCTTATCTTTTGGCGGCTATGTTGCCGCCACTCTACAGGGGCAGTTTCCAGGTACTTGTCGAGCCTGTCACGAACGAGGCTCGCCTATCCGAACCAACTGCGCTTACGCGTAATGGCGGCCGCGTCCCAGGTCAAGAAGCCTTCCGCCTCGATTACCCGACACAAATAGTCTTGCTGCAAAGCCCGCGTATCCTGTCGAGTGTTGTAGATCGCGTACGCCAAGACAAGCCCGACTTTACTGGACGAGACCTGCAACTCGGTTTGACCGTCGACCGCCTGGGACGGGAGTTTCGCATCCTTGAAGTCGTTTTCGAAGGTCGGGATCCTATTGTTGTTAGCACGGTTCTGGACGTACTTGCCGATGAATATTTGCGCTATAGCCTTGAGGAGCGTAAGAGTCGTATTGGCGAGGGTGTAGGTTTTATTGAGGAGCAGTTACCCGAACTGCGCGAGCGTTCCAACATGCTTCAGAACGACCTGCAGCAATTACAGCAGAAGCACGCTTTCTTCGATCCGCTACAAGAAGGTCAAGCGCTGTCATTGCAATTGCGGGCCACATCCGAGCTGCGTTTGGAAGCCAGTCGCCAGCTATCCGAGCAACAGGAGCTGTACGTTCAGTTGCAAGAACAGCTCGGCTTTGGTCCCGATGTTGCCCTCGCCGCTTCAGCACTCAGTGGCGATCCCGTCTATCAAAAGCTCGTACTCGATTTACAGTCCGTTGAAGAACGAATTGCTGCCGAAACTGCCCGCTTTCGGGCCGGCTCCCCGATCGTTAACGAGCTAGTCGCTCAACGCGCCAACCTGCGTCCTCTACTCGAGCAGCGCGCCCGAGAGTCTCTGGGAGACGAGTTTGCAAGCGATCCCCGGGTCCGCATCTATCTGGATGCGGCACGGCGAGGATTAGTCAGCCAGTTAATGGATGTTTCTGGCGCGATTGTCCAGCTCGAATTGCGAGAACGCGGACTGAGCGAGCAAGAAGCTGCTCTCAAAGCTGAAATTCAAGCCTTCCCTGCAATCGTAAGGCGCTATACCGATATGCAGCGAGAGCTCGAGGTCGTCAACCGAACCCTCGATCAATTGCTGAGCGAGCGCGAGCGACTGAAGGTGGAAGCCGCTCAAACGCAAGTGCCCTGGGAACTCGTGACCGAGCCGCAATTGCCGCGCGATCGCGATGGCAAGCCAATTCCTCTTGCCGTCAGTAGCAAGAAGATGCTCGTATTGGGAGCCTTCTTCGGGTTGATCGCCGGTACCGGACTAGCCGTCCTCATCGACAAACGCGAAGACATCTTTTTCTCCAGCGATGACCTTAGTGACGCATCGCCCGTTCCCCTGCTAGAGATCGTGCCGTGCAGTCCCGTAGCGCCTGCTATTCGCGATCTCAAGCCGCTGTTTGGCGAAGCGCCGGACTCCCCCGCTGCAATTTTCCGCGAAGCGTTTAACTCCATTTATGCGAAGCTTCTGTTTTTCTACTCGGATGCACCGCTGCGGTCCATCGTAATTTCTTCCCCTCAACAGGGAGATGGCAAAACGACCGTTGCCTTGCACCTTGCTTACACGGCAGCAGCAGCTGGTCGACGCGTACTGCTCGTAGATGCCAATCTTCGCAACCCGCAGCTGCATACCTTGCTGAACTTAAACAATCTACAAGGGCTCAAGCAGTTGTTGTTGCAGTCGCGCGAACCTCAACGCCAGACTTTATTACAGCGCCTTTCGAGTTCAGACACCTTATTCGTTATGACCTCGGGCGGCGTGTTATCCGAGGCTGGGCAGCTACTCGCGTCGGGTGCAATGGAAAAAATCAGCAGCCGCCTAGCGAGTGCCTTCGATCTCGTGATATACGATACGCCACCACTCGATCGCTATGCGGATGCGAAGTTCTTAGCGGCTAATGCTGGCGGGCTGGTATCCGTCATCGGGATTGGCAAGACACAGCGCTCGGTGACATTGGATGTTCTCGATGAAATTTCTGCCTTTAATCTCCCCATCATCGGCGCAATCGCCAATGACGGTTCGCCCCGCAAGCGTCCCAAACCAGTCCCGCGCGCGGCGGCACGGGACCGCCGCAAGGTCGAGGAGTTGCCCTCCACCGATCGCCACTTAAACGAGGCTTCCAAGGTCTTGCCAGTGCCTGCACCACTGCATTCTGGTCAGCATCGGCACCGCGTCGCTGCTGAAGAGTAG